In one Salvelinus fontinalis isolate EN_2023a chromosome 16, ASM2944872v1, whole genome shotgun sequence genomic region, the following are encoded:
- the LOC129813101 gene encoding ankyrin repeat domain-containing protein 9-like — translation MPYDLGVFDSRADYKSEKQCQRTSFAFYQAVRDLLPVWVLEDMRTMEVFHWEEGRACSFTPPEAFLYALVHDHQQYAKFLLNRYSVGALEMPSQSFCCCQASATPHLTVAVRYNRITILKMIMDSLKDFSHSERQSYLNTRGCFHMQGGKDALHLASELVRPECLIMLLGHGACPYVTDRDGNTPLDCLLNQIRQGEPDMRSKHVCLGYLILFMPKFIFQMKGQLQKNPGLWQSLIGEQAFQWLLELSPPSLFVQAMHKMTQSIPVKQLDSLPDFLNPLDFRLHQYARQRFSQTKLPD, via the coding sequence ATGCCTTACGATCTAGGTGTGTTTGACAGCCGAGCCGATTATAAATCAGAGAAACAGTGCCAAAGAACCTCCTTTGCCTTCTACCAAGCAGTGCGGGACCTGTTACCAGTATGGGTGCTCGAGGACATGCGGACAATGGAAGTGTTTCATTGGGAAGAAGGGCGGGCGTGCTCTTTTACTCCACCCGAGGCTTTTCTGTATGCACTTGTTCACGACCATCAACAATACGCCAAATTCCTCCTCAACAGATACTCTGTCGGTGCACTGGAGATGCCCAGTCAAAGCTTCTGCTGCTGCCAAGCATCAGCAACACCGCATCTCACAGTAGCTGTCCGCTATAATCGTATTACTATCCTGAAAATGATCATGGACTCCCTAAAAGACTTCTCTCATAGTGAGCGCCAGAGCTACTTGAACACCCGTGGATGTTTTCATATGCAAGGAGGCAAAGACGCATTACATCTGGCGTCTGAACTGGTGCGCCCTGAGTGTTTGATTATGTTACTAGGACACGGTGCATGTCCTTATGTCACAGACCGAGATGGGAACACCCCCTTGGACTGCCTCCTAAATCAGATACGCCAGGGCGAGCCTGACATGCGTAGCAAGCACGTCTGCCTTGGTTACCTCATTCTCTTCATGCCAAAATTCATTTTTCAAATGAAGGGACAGTTGCAGAAGAATCCAGGGCTGTGGCAGAGTCTTATTGGAGAGCAGGCGTTCCAGTGGCTCTTAGAACTATCGCCTCCCTCTCTTTTTGTTCAGGCTATGCATAAGATGACCCAGTCTATACCTGTTAAACAGTTGGACTCTCTGCCAGACTTTCTGAATCCACTGGACTTCAGGCTACACCAGTATGCCAGACAAAGATTCTCTCAGACAAAACTACCTGACTGA